From Anopheles funestus chromosome 3RL, idAnoFuneDA-416_04, whole genome shotgun sequence, a single genomic window includes:
- the LOC125767582 gene encoding elongation of very long chain fatty acids protein 7-like isoform X2: MSVADNFTDFYSGTSFVFRMAVDEYNSERNWTGLIDRYWLIVEELIADPRAKQLPFMDNPLPTLGMIICYLLWVLLIGPMYMRDRKPMDLRRVIIFYNLFQVLLSGYMFYEHLMAGWVRGYSLTCQTVDYTDSPLSRRMFNLCYVYYLSKLSEFADTVFFVLRKKQSQITDLHVYHHSLTPMEAWILTKFIAGGNATLPNVINNFVHVLMYFYYMLSAMGYKIWWKKYMTEVQIIQFVICIAHCINALVTGCPFPRFITTLLLINASIFLALFMNFYIENYRRKSKPAASKLTTDGTPTIEPAKDVSGVQELPAVEVSDVAMVAAITKPDQNTQSLKDDPGAEQSEDINNNSSSRVELEKKPMDETALEGKPELECEGSTVEEVIMETVKEYPPQDTNGLRQRIVLETAEESRTGSTKMVELASG, translated from the exons ATGAGCGTCGCGGACAACTTTACCGACTTCTATTCCGGCACATCGTTCGTCTTTCGGATGGCGGTGGACGAGTACAACAGTGAGCGCAACTGGACCGGCCTTATCGATCGCTACTGGTTGATCGTGGAGGAACTGATCGCTG ATCCCCGAGCGAAACAGCTTCCCTTCATGGACAATCCACTGCCGACGCTAGGCATGATCATCTGCTACCTCTTGTGGGTTCTCCTGATCGGTCCGATGTACATGCGCGACCGTAAGCCGATGGACTTGCGACGCGTGATCATCTTCTACAACCTGTTTCAGGTGCTCCTCAGTGGCTACATGTTCTACGAG CACCTGATGGCCGGTTGGGTGAGGGGTTACAGTTTAACGTGTCAAACGGTAGACTACACCGATAGTCCCCTTTCGAGAAGA ATGTTCAATCTCTGCTACGTGTACTATCTCTCGAAGCTGTCCGAGTTTGCCGACACGGTGTTCTTCGTTCTTCGTAAGAAGCAGTCCCAAATTACCGACCTGCACGTATATCACCATTCGCTTACACCGATGGAGGCCTGGATACTGACAAAATTCATTGCCG GTGGTAATGCGACGCTGCCGAACGTGATTAACAACTTCGTCCATGTGCTAATGTACTTCTACTACATGCTGTCGGCAATGGGATATAAAATCTGGTGGAAAAAATACATGACAGAAGTTCAAATT ATTCAATTTGTTATCTGTATCGCGCACTGTATCAACGCTCTCGTCACCGGTTGTCCGTTCCCGCGCTTCATCACCACCCTGCTGCTTATCAACGCATCCATCTTTCTGGCACTGTTCATGAACTTCTATATCGAAAACTACAGGCGTAAATCGAAACCGGCAGCCAGCAAGCTGACCACCGACGGTACACCAACGATCGAACCAGCGAAGGATGTTTCCGGTGTCCAAGAGCTTCCGGCGGTGGAGGTATCCGATGTGGCAATGGTTGCGGCCATTACTAAACCAGACCAAAACACTCAGTCACTCAAGGACGATCCCGGTGCGGAACAGTCAGAAGACATCAACAATAACAGCAGCAGCCGGGTAGAGTTGGAAAAGAAACCAATGGACGAGACCGCGCTGGAGGGAAAGCCTGAACTGGAATGTGAAGGAAGTACCGTCGAGGAGGTAATCATGGAGACGGTGAAAGAGTACCCACCACAGGACACTAACGGACTGAGGCAACGAATAGTGCTGGAGACGGCCGAAGAAAGCCGAACGGGGTCAACAAAAATGGTGGAACTTGCAAGCGGTTGA
- the LOC125767582 gene encoding elongation of very long chain fatty acids protein 7-like isoform X1, with protein MDVSAQIVASSAELYTPVDMIKSEVLLTMDDYFRGSSIPSLIAHWWRALVELIADPRAKQLPFMDNPLPTLGMIICYLLWVLLIGPMYMRDRKPMDLRRVIIFYNLFQVLLSGYMFYEHLMAGWVRGYSLTCQTVDYTDSPLSRRMFNLCYVYYLSKLSEFADTVFFVLRKKQSQITDLHVYHHSLTPMEAWILTKFIAGGNATLPNVINNFVHVLMYFYYMLSAMGYKIWWKKYMTEVQIIQFVICIAHCINALVTGCPFPRFITTLLLINASIFLALFMNFYIENYRRKSKPAASKLTTDGTPTIEPAKDVSGVQELPAVEVSDVAMVAAITKPDQNTQSLKDDPGAEQSEDINNNSSSRVELEKKPMDETALEGKPELECEGSTVEEVIMETVKEYPPQDTNGLRQRIVLETAEESRTGSTKMVELASG; from the exons ATGGATGTATCGGCGCAAATAGTTGCGTCTTCGGCTGAATTGTACACTCCGGTTGATATGATTAAATCGGAGGTATTGCTCACGATGGATGACTACTTTCGTGGCAGCTCCATCCCGTCGCTGATTGCTCACTGGTGGCGTGCACTAGTGGAGCTGATTGCGG ATCCCCGAGCGAAACAGCTTCCCTTCATGGACAATCCACTGCCGACGCTAGGCATGATCATCTGCTACCTCTTGTGGGTTCTCCTGATCGGTCCGATGTACATGCGCGACCGTAAGCCGATGGACTTGCGACGCGTGATCATCTTCTACAACCTGTTTCAGGTGCTCCTCAGTGGCTACATGTTCTACGAG CACCTGATGGCCGGTTGGGTGAGGGGTTACAGTTTAACGTGTCAAACGGTAGACTACACCGATAGTCCCCTTTCGAGAAGA ATGTTCAATCTCTGCTACGTGTACTATCTCTCGAAGCTGTCCGAGTTTGCCGACACGGTGTTCTTCGTTCTTCGTAAGAAGCAGTCCCAAATTACCGACCTGCACGTATATCACCATTCGCTTACACCGATGGAGGCCTGGATACTGACAAAATTCATTGCCG GTGGTAATGCGACGCTGCCGAACGTGATTAACAACTTCGTCCATGTGCTAATGTACTTCTACTACATGCTGTCGGCAATGGGATATAAAATCTGGTGGAAAAAATACATGACAGAAGTTCAAATT ATTCAATTTGTTATCTGTATCGCGCACTGTATCAACGCTCTCGTCACCGGTTGTCCGTTCCCGCGCTTCATCACCACCCTGCTGCTTATCAACGCATCCATCTTTCTGGCACTGTTCATGAACTTCTATATCGAAAACTACAGGCGTAAATCGAAACCGGCAGCCAGCAAGCTGACCACCGACGGTACACCAACGATCGAACCAGCGAAGGATGTTTCCGGTGTCCAAGAGCTTCCGGCGGTGGAGGTATCCGATGTGGCAATGGTTGCGGCCATTACTAAACCAGACCAAAACACTCAGTCACTCAAGGACGATCCCGGTGCGGAACAGTCAGAAGACATCAACAATAACAGCAGCAGCCGGGTAGAGTTGGAAAAGAAACCAATGGACGAGACCGCGCTGGAGGGAAAGCCTGAACTGGAATGTGAAGGAAGTACCGTCGAGGAGGTAATCATGGAGACGGTGAAAGAGTACCCACCACAGGACACTAACGGACTGAGGCAACGAATAGTGCTGGAGACGGCCGAAGAAAGCCGAACGGGGTCAACAAAAATGGTGGAACTTGCAAGCGGTTGA